Sequence from the Exiguobacterium aurantiacum genome:
TCCCGACCGCGAAGACACGCCCGCCGTTTGCACGGACGTCGCGGAGTGCTTCAGCCGAAGTCGCCGACAACTCGAAATACTCACTGTGCATCGTGTGCTCTTCAATCGTATCGGCCGTGACCGGACGGAACGTGCCGAGCCCGACGTGGAGCGTGAGTGGGATCAGCTTGACGCCCTTCGCCTCAGCCGCTGCGAGCAGTTCTTCCGTGAAGTGGAGACCTGCCGTCGGTGCGGCCGCACTCCCGCGTTCACGGGCGTACACCGTCTGGTAACGGTCTTGGTCGTCGAGCTGTTCACGGATGTATGGCGGGAGCGGCATCGTGCCGAGCTCATCTAAAATCTCATAGAAGATGCCGTCGTAATCGAATTTGAAGCGGCGGCCGCCTTCCGGGAGTTCTTCGACACATTCGGCCCGGAGCAATCCGTTGCCGAACTCGACGATGGCGCCGACGCGCACTTTCTTCGCCGGTTTGACGAGTGCTTCCCAGACATCATCTTCCGTCTGTTTCAATAAAAGCAGTTCGACTTTCCCGCCCGTCTCTTGCTTCGCCCCAAACAATCGGGCCGGGAGCACGCGCGAGTCGTTGACGACGAGGGCGTCGCCTGCCTGCAAATAGTCGAGCACGTCGCGGAAGTGACGGTGCTCGATGTCGCCCGTGTCGCGGTCGAGGACGAGCAGTCGTGAGCTCGTCCGGTCGAGAAGCGGTACTTGGGCGATCAGTTCTTCCGGTAAGTCGAAATCATAGTCATTAACGTTCAATTGAATGTCTTGCATATCGTTTACTCCTCTTCATAGCCAAAATGCGTCTTTGCGTACTGGGTGATCATGCGGCCACGCGGCGTCCGTTGCAGGAAACCTTGCTGCAACAAGTACGGCTCATACACGTCCTCGATCGTCTGGGCATCTTCCCCGATCGTCGCGGCGAGCGTCTCAAGTCCGACCGGGCCACCGCCGAACCGTTC
This genomic interval carries:
- the queA gene encoding tRNA preQ1(34) S-adenosylmethionine ribosyltransferase-isomerase QueA produces the protein MNVNDYDFDLPEELIAQVPLLDRTSSRLLVLDRDTGDIEHRHFRDVLDYLQAGDALVVNDSRVLPARLFGAKQETGGKVELLLLKQTEDDVWEALVKPAKKVRVGAIVEFGNGLLRAECVEELPEGGRRFKFDYDGIFYEILDELGTMPLPPYIREQLDDQDRYQTVYARERGSAAAPTAGLHFTEELLAAAEAKGVKLIPLTLHVGLGTFRPVTADTIEEHTMHSEYFELSATSAEALRDVRANGGRVFAVGTTSTRTLETIVRDHGNFVESSGWTDIFIYPGVELKAIDGLITNFHLPKSTLVMLVSAFASRDIILNAYRTAVQERYRFFSFGDAMLITRKEENK